The DNA region CGGCCCAGGGAGGGGAATCGGCATGAAAAATATTCTTAACAAAATTGTGTTCGAGCGGGCGGGCCGCGGCGGACTTTCTCCATACGAAATCCGGGCGGCGGAAGCAGATGCGGAATTGCGGGCGCTTCTGGACGATAGCGTTGCGCTCGATTCCGCGGCGGCTGTGGCGTCGAATTCGGGAGCTACGTCGGCTCCAGAAAAGAGGCGGATGCTCGATGCGGCTTACGCCCGCTCAAGTTCCTTGAAGGAGGACAGGTTTTCGATGTTGAGATACGCACTTGCAGGAAAGAGATGGTACGTGCAGGTCGCCGCCGTCGCGGCGATTCTTTTGGCGGTTTTTGCAATCGCGAATTATCGCGTCGCGCCCACGTGGGCGCAGGAGGATGGCTGGGTGCTCGAATATTACTTCGGAAAGGTTGTTGAGGAAGGGCAGGATCCGGAAACGGTTTATCAGCCGATACTGGACAAGGTCGGCAAGTCGCTGAAAGAGCTTGCGCTGTCGCGCAGGCCGCCCGGCGAAAAAGATTACAAGCCCAGCATCATGGTCAACGTGATGGAAGAAAACGGCGAGTTGACGATGGCGATATCCGTTTTCGAAGGCAGAAATGTGACGATTGAAGATGTACGGGCCGCGCTCTCCGAAGTCCCCGGACTGCCGGAGCCGAAAATCGTCAGCGCCACCTGGTTCGCCGAAAACGGCGGGACGAATTCTGGGCTTCTTTCGGTGATGTGCGAGGGGCACCTATTCAACTTTCCCATCAACGCAACCGAGGCCGAAATCGAAAGCGCATTAAACGCTTGGTTGGCGGCAAACAAACCGGGCTTGATTGCGGACGCCGAGCTTCTGGTGAACATAGTTGCCGGCGAAGATGGCTCGGAAAAGAAGGAAATCAACCTCAAGATTGAGCTTAAGAACAAGAACGAGAGCGGCAAATAGCCTGATTCCGCATTTTCGCTCGAGTCGGCCGCGGGGAGACCCGCGGCCTTTTCGCGCCTTGCGCCCGCTGCTGTCTCGGCCGGTACTGCGGTTATCGCTCCGCCCGTCAAACTCCCACGTGGCCGGGGCCGGAGTCGTCGTCCTCCGATTCGTCCCCGCCGCCGCCCACGCGCGACATCCTGTCCGCGAGGTTTATCTTGTCCCGCGTTTTTTCAAGCTGCTCCTTGAGCGCGGGGAACTCTTCCTTTATCAGTTTTTGGCGCTCGATGGGATCCAACACCGCTTTGGGAGTGCGCCCGTACATCTCTACGTACCCGCATCCTATGCACATAAAGCAGTCAACCGGCGTCGCCCGGTCGTAGCGCACCTGCATGAATCCGTAGCTCGTGACGAAGTGCGGATCCTTGGTGACGCCGAAGTTGGCGACCGAGCTCAATTCCCCGTACACCATCGTGTGGCCGCACTTGGGGCACTCGCGCCGGTCGTGCATGTAATCCCGCTCTGAATATGTCTTTGCGTCGGTCATCAGATTTTAGATTCCGTCACCTGGGCCGCAGGAACAAAGCGATCCCCGCAATCCAGCCCAGTGCGAGCGCCGCCCATGCCGCAGTCGCGTTCATCAGCCCTTCGCGAAGCTCCAGCTTCGCCGCCGGCGGGCCCATCGCGCCGAGCGCCGGATAGCTGCCCGCGACCTGCTGAAACCTGAAATAGTACCAGCCGGAGTCGCCCATCAGCCGGAAATGGTTGGGCAGCACCGTGCGCTCTCCGGGCGCGAACTCCTTTTGCGTCACCGCAAGAAACACCGATTCCTTGCCCACCACCGCCTTGTTAGAGTCGAGAACGGCCAATGTTGTTTCCCAAAACTCGCCGCTTTCGGGAATTACAAGCTCCAGCCGGGCGAGGTAGTTAAGCCCCGAAACCATGTAAATCGGGCCGAAATCGAATCCGCGGGTCACGTCCTCGGCGCTGACCTGCTGCAAAAAAATTGTTCTGCCCCCCCAAACGTAGCCGAAATAAAACACGCCGGTGCCGCCGAAAATTAAAAGCACGGCCAGTACGCGCGCGAGCGCGTACACCCATCTCGGGAGCATCCGGCGCTCCTGCGGTGCGTCCGCGGGCTTTTTCTCCATACGGATGGTTCGATGCAAATACAGCCGTCCCAGCTAGCGCAAAATCGGCCGGCATTCCCCGGAACGCGCAGCCTGCGGCGCATGATATCACTTGACGGCCGGAGCGGGCGAGCCGTAGCCCAATTTGTCGCGCCCGTTTATCGCGGCCAGCTTGTAAGCCTCCGCCAGCGTGGGGTAGTTGAAAACCGTGTCAATGAAATAATTGAGCGTGCCCTGATAAATCAGCACAGCCTGGCCGATGTGAATAAGCTCGGTCGCGTTCGTTCCGATAATGTGGACGCCGTACAGCTTTCTCGTTTCGGGATCGAAGAGCAGCTTGACCAGCCCGTCCTCGTCGAAGACTATCTGGCCGCGCGCGGTGTCAAGGTAGTTGCCTATCCCCACTTCGTATTTGACGCCCTTCTTTTGCAGGCTGTCCTCGGACTCGCCCGCCATCGAAATCTCCGGAATCGTGTATATCCCGTACGGGAATATCGCCTGATATGGCACATCGGAAATGCCCAGCAGATGGTTCGCCGCCTTGCGCCCCTGCTCGCCCGAAGTGGACGCAAGCGCCGGAAAGCCGATTACGTCGCCCGCGGCAAGGATGTGGTAAGCCTCGGTGCGGAAGCACTCGTCAACCTTCAGGTGGCCGCGCTCGCCGACGGGGACTCCCGCAGCCTGCAGGTTCAGCCCCGCGGTGTTTCCCCGCCGCGACGCCGCGAACAACACCAGGTCGGCCTCGAATCCTTCCCCGTCGGAAAACTGCCCAACCACCCGGCCGGAGCTGTCGCGCCTCATTTTCGCGATTTCCTTGCCGAGCGCGAGCTTCACGTTGCTTCGCTGCATGTGGTTTTTGAGCGCCGCGACCAGCTCGCGGTCAACAAACGGGAGGATGTCCCTGTACGACGAAACGACGGTCACGTCTATATCCAGAAGCCCGAACATGCACGCATACTCGATCGCGATAACCCCGCCGCCGACGATGACGAGCTTTTGCGGCAGGAAGAGCAAATCGAGAATTTCATCCGTGGTCATTATCGTCCGGCCGTCGAAATCCACGCCCTCCGGACGGTGCGCGGCCGAACCCGTGCAGATTATGAAGCCGGACGCAGATAGCGACAGCGTTCGCTCGCTCGACGCCACGTTTATGGTGTGCGGATCCGTGAACGACGCCCTGCCCACAAGCACTTCGACGCCCTGCGAATCCAGGTGGTTGTGGATGACCTCGATTTCACGGCGGATTATTTCGTTGCAGCGGAAAAGCAAATCCTCGATTGTTATGTCGCGCTTGACGCGGTAATCCGGGCCGTAAATCTTGCGCTCGTTGTAGCCCG from bacterium includes:
- the sthA gene encoding Si-specific NAD(P)(+) transhydrogenase, whose amino-acid sequence is MPDYDVIVIGCGPAGQQAAIKCAKLGRRVALVDDREVVGGMCLHVGTIPSKTLREAIIYLSGYNERKIYGPDYRVKRDITIEDLLFRCNEIIRREIEVIHNHLDSQGVEVLVGRASFTDPHTINVASSERTLSLSASGFIICTGSAAHRPEGVDFDGRTIMTTDEILDLLFLPQKLVIVGGGVIAIEYACMFGLLDIDVTVVSSYRDILPFVDRELVAALKNHMQRSNVKLALGKEIAKMRRDSSGRVVGQFSDGEGFEADLVLFAASRRGNTAGLNLQAAGVPVGERGHLKVDECFRTEAYHILAAGDVIGFPALASTSGEQGRKAANHLLGISDVPYQAIFPYGIYTIPEISMAGESEDSLQKKGVKYEVGIGNYLDTARGQIVFDEDGLVKLLFDPETRKLYGVHIIGTNATELIHIGQAVLIYQGTLNYFIDTVFNYPTLAEAYKLAAINGRDKLGYGSPAPAVK